Proteins from one Leishmania infantum JPCM5 genome chromosome 21 genomic window:
- a CDS encoding putative protein kinase, whose amino-acid sequence MRLCAPLGTHTAAFRAGGTPAQEHASTGMQRGMEKTMSRDVDVESAFTALSPSAGEKEMVHGANAASGLYCFKDTLRIELPVISSEHCATFSSLADGTGGGSPETAIYRPSETAFSLEIEECTPLSIEEDNARQSAVALLQAGILPKSAGGSSRRGTSRRLPSFIPTFSSLEPIEAMRKKSPVSLFTSIRRKNICSLSMEADLTRGGEPDGVIPCSGEFNRSSGSFELHPDLTTVIARGASSAAPSPERQQRCGSTFTSPAPSQTASSMSLADESEESGDSSDQGIEMDLVLRDASKIRGLRLTWLLYMLIVMVIVLFVLVLVQITYETSRMLTRSATEAVQAQAASLLNSVDMQQYALEKLFEVMREAKITGFSPDSITHIIVRDIICSSLYRAPIAFAMYDKAGELQWKTSCKWNDTVDMLAELPKTVLPGIAFMRIVDYGKLALAYRTFYASSGGVETYVVMTEKETLGRTLMNNDMADYSTATLQSVMTAFFLPRWNSTQLTMLFHTLTKEARSYTNTPTSPSAAALTAAFESLCHTDSPYVWHIVLMPVNASGIVKQSIRAADWPETKTRTIPTPRFEYKRTWGQLSKANLCGVKCMSAEGEKCTLDNPTNVWFLVDYTMAHLESIHTTVAIVGALSVMAVVIFSVIMFLVYLSITVPVNYLRYQLMRAVGSNEMATPWQRKIVRWTYRLWLGDLTSIARSIYILSLCFRLNKKYVPDHVLRNHAKQLYMRRRKFNFLEEADLKEDTMLEHDTDSDNEAESPLVGVNTVLPPSDKRFLWHFSVTHDKDEADHAASENGVGARISDGATFAEVSPVYAPRPQLPTTSYEVVVPCGRAAPAPRGVGLPRDVPLNVKAYGELEDTVAMQEASTMAAATAMTTQSSNDIMSIRREYETTVLCIRIPSVELAYLINYSGAAHQHRRLMRVLLHRIRRHKGALFHCSGDCLGAVWNAFEGCPNHAECAAVCAQEIANAFAPYRSDGLYVGMVLHQGTLVCGTVEYSKTAFVTAFGDGPREALAVAELAAAVKTLNVLVTEPVKQALSGLYDCNIVDVIQLPNSAHPLLLFELSGSRTPERSLNDTHLQAPTQAEFSIDYARAFAQFRNHEFSKALQSIQKLRTHISSRNVHLLRRLERLCLFYSAQPAALPRPYHRAFPVWVNYEAIAQAGLRNDPHLTTSQTESLTAHNMNRGLVYQGVPVLRNDMDCIRDFKQELQANMRRLVSPQRTTRQSGSPTLDNAATPTQDSLHASLPMRSTPLPMPMSAGMLLEVSGDLSESLSAAMPAKPRYVDPQENAAEMSLPPLRPAPVVTVAPPCFIAGPPLVAASAATPIACEEAKGRNGPEWTSPEVSSPHGMPFPSRHPAVTHSATNLPPVAVAGTPDLVTASAALLQSAATHTDSINSSAQADGASCSIIQSAGLSFQGTGGMRGFCVSNETLPATIKAKNGTTYLRSTRILGKGSFGCVYLGMDAHSGRLVAIKFLPLPSDESGMEVIEAEVLILQRVNDTHVVQLLSYAFEGDTIVIFMECMLAGSLQNMIAAFRTIPSSTARVFMRDVLRGLSKLHSMGVIHRDMKPQNVLLSFAGNCKISDFGASAWLQELARKESKGEVCGTPVYLAPEAARGSPEKESDIWSCGIMFLHMITGRLPYSPEQLALGAAALVYQIGSGIAQPNIPDDLDVLDAEFVRACLDKDPSKRTSAAGLLQLALFTV is encoded by the coding sequence ATGCGATTGTGCGCCCCCTTAGGCACACATACAGCCGCCTTTCGCGCAGGTGGTACCCCTGCGCAGGAGCACGCAAGCACAGGAATGCAAAGAGGAATGGAGAAGACGATGTCCCGCGACGTGGATGTCGAGTCGGCCTTCACGGCGTTGTCGCCGAGCGCCGGCGAGAAAGAGATGGTGCACGGCGCAAACGCTGCTTCGGGCCTTTACTGCTTCAAGGACACTCTTCGCATTGAGCTCCCCGTCATTTCCAGCGAGCACTGCGCGACATTTTCGAGTCTAGCAGACGGCACTGGAGGCGGCTCTCCTGAAACGGCGATATACCGCCCCTCTGAGACCGCGTTTAGCCTCGAAATAGAGGAGTGCACGCCGCTCTCGATCGAAGAGGACAACGCACGTCAgtcggcagtggcgctgctgcaggctgGCATCTTGCCAAAGTCCGCCGGCGGCTCAAGCAGGCGAGGGACCAGTAGAAGACTTCCATCGTTCATTCCAACCTTCAGCAGCCTCGAGCCCATCGAGGCGATGCGCAAGAAGTCGCCTGTAAGCCTCTTCACGAGCATCAGGCGCAAGAATATATGCAGCTTGTCGATGGAGGCTGACCTCACCAGAGGCGGGGAGCCAGACGGCGTGATCCCATGCTCGGGGGAGTTCAACCGCAGTAGCGGAAGCTTCGAGTTGCACCCCGACCTGACAACTGTGATTGCGCGGGGTGCCTCTAGCGCTGCGCCCTcgccggagcggcagcagcggtgcggtTCTACCTTCACCTCCCCGGCCCCCTCACAAACGGCATCATCGATGTCGCTCGCTGATGAGTCGGAGGAAAGCGGCGACAGCTCTGACCAAGGCATCGAGATGGACCTCGTGCTCCGGGATGCCTCCAAGATTCGTGGTCTGCGACTGACATGGCTTCTGTACATGTTGATTGTGATGGTCATCGTCCTCTTCGTGCTGGTGCTAGTGCAGATCACCTACGAAACAAGCCGCATGCTGACGCGATCTGCCACGGAAGCGGTACAGGCCCAGGCGGCATCCTTGCTCAACAGCGTGGACATGCAGCAGTACGCTCTGGAGAAGCTTTTCGAGGTGATGCGCGAAGCGAAAATCACGGGTTTCTCCCCTGACTCTATCACCCACATCATCGTGCGGGACATCATCTGCTCCAGCCTCTACCGTGCCCCCATCGCGTTCGCCATGTACGACAAggccggcgagctgcagTGGAAGACATCTTGCAAGTGGAACGACACCGTTGACATGCTGGCCGAGCTCCCCAAAACGGTATTGCCGGGCATCGCTTTTATGCGCATCGTCGACTACGGCAAGTTGGCGCTCGCCTACCGCACCTTctacgccagcagcggcggtgttgaGACCTATGTAGTCATGACAGAGAAGGAAACACTGGGCCGCACCCTCATGAACAACGACATGGCCGACtacagcaccgccaccctgCAGTCCGTCATGACAGCTTTCTTTCTTCCGCGATGGAACTCGACGCAACTAACGATGCTCTTTCACACCCTAACGAAAGAGGCGCGCTCCTACACGAACACACCCACGTCGcccagcgcggcagcgctgacggCCGCCTTTGAGTCATTATGCCACACGGACTCACCGTATGTTTGGCACATCGTGCTGATGCCTGTGAACGCGTCGGGGATTGTGAAACAGTCCATCAGAGCTGCAGACTGGCCAGAGACCAAGACACGCACCATCCCGACCCCCCGTTTCGAGTACAAGCGGACGTGGGGCCAGCTGTCGAAGGCGAATCTCTGTGGCGTGAAGTGCATGAGCGCTGAAGGCGAAAAGTGCACTCTCGACAATCCGACAAACGTTTGGTTCCTCGTCGACTACACAATGGCCCATCTCGAGTCTATTCACACCACTGTGGCAATCGTGGGAGCGCTGAGCGtcatggcggtggtgatcTTTAGTGTTATCATGTTCCTCGTGTACCTCAGCATCACCGTACCGGTGAACTACCTCCGTTACCAGCTCATGCGAGCCGTCGGGTCAAACGAGATGGcgacgccgtggcagcgAAAGATTGTGCGCTGGACGTATCGCCTGTGGCTCGGCGACCTCACGTCGATTGCGCGGTCGATTTACATTCTGAGTCTGTGCTTCCGCCTTAACAAGAAATACGTGCCGGACCATGTCTTGCGCAACCACGCGAAGCAGCTCTACATGCGGCGCCGCAAATTCAACTTTCTGGAAGAGGCGGACTTAAAGGAAGACACAATGCTGGAACACGACACGGACTCCGACAACGAGGCAGAGTCGCCGCTGGTTGGTGTGAACACCGTCCTGCCACCCTCCGACAAGCGCTTTCTCTGGCACTTCTCTGTGACGCACGACAAGGATGAAGCGGATCACGCAGCGTCCGAAAACGGGGTGGGGGCGAGGATCTCTGACGGTGCGACTTTCGCAGAGGTCTCGCCCGTTTACGCGCCGCGACCGCAGCTGCCCACCACCTCAtacgaggtggtggtgccctGCGGAAgagcggcaccagcgccgcgtgGGGTTGGATTGCCACGTGACGTCCCTCTCAACGTGAAGGCCTACGGCGAGCTGGAGGACACGGTGGCGATGCAGGAGGCGTCCAcgatggccgccgccaccgccatgaCCACTCAGAGCAGCAACGACATCATGAGCATTCGCCGCGAGTACGAGACCACTGTTTTGTGCATCCGCATCCCGAGTGTCGAGCTGGCCTACCTGATCAACTATTCCGGAGCAGctcaccagcaccgccgcctcatGCGAGTCCTGTTGCACCGCATTCGGCGGCACAAGGGAGCGTTGTTTCACTGCTCTGGTGACTGCCTGGGAGCCGTATGGAACGCATTTGAAGGCTGCCCGAACCATGCGGAGTGTGCGGCAGTGTGCGCGCAGGAGATTGCCAACGCCTTTGCACCATACCGGAGCGACGGCCTGTATGTCGGCATGGTGCTGCACCAGGGCACACTCGTGTGTGGCACGGTCGAGTACTCGAAGACGGCCTTCGTGACAGCGTTCGGCGACGGTCCGCGTGAGGCGCTAGCTGTGGCAGAgctggctgctgccgtcaAAACCCTCAACGTTCTCGTCACTGAGCCGGTCAAGCAGGCGCTCTCGGGCTTGTACGATTGCAACATCGTCGACGTCATCCAGCTCCCCAATTCGGCCcacccgctgctgctcttcgagctgagcggcagccgcacgccAGAGAGATCACTGAACGATACGCACCTGCAGGCACCCACACAGGCGGAGTTTTCTATAGACTACGCGCGCGCCTTTGCCCAGTTCCGCAACCACGAGTTCAgcaaggcgctgcagagcatTCAGAAACTCCGCACACACATCAGCAGTCGCAACGTGCATCTGCTGCGTCGGCTGGAGCGCTTGTGTCTCTTCTACTCCGCCCAGCCCGCCGCTCTCCCGCGTCCCTACCACCGCGCCTTCCCGGTGTGGGTCAACTACGAGGCCATCGCGCAGGCAGGGCTGCGCAACGACCCGCATTTGACGACATCGCAGACTGAAAGCTTGACGGCCCACAACATGAACAGAGGTCTAGTGTACCAGGGagtgccggtgctgcgcaaCGACATGGACTGCATCCGCGACTTcaagcaggagctgcaggcaaACATGCGCCGACTAGTGTCGCCGCAACGGACGACGCGCCAAAGCGGCTCTCCCACCTTAGACAACGCTGCCACCCCCACACAAGACAGCCTGCACGCCTCCCTGCCAATGCGGTCCACGCCATTGCCGATGCCTATGAGTGCCGGGATGTTGTTGGAGGTCAGCGGAGACCTCTCCGAGTCACTGTCGGCAGCCATGCCAGCGAAGCCCCGCTACGTCGACCCTCAAGAAAATGCTGCAGAGATGAGCCTCCCACCTCTACGGCCGGCACCGGTGGTaacggtggcgccgccttgTTTCATTGCAGGGCCACCGTTGGTGGCCgcgtcggcagcgacacCGATTGCATGCGAGGAAGCCAAGGGCCGCAATGGACCGGAGTGGACGAGCCCTGAGGTGTCGTCTCCACACGGCATGCCCTTTCCGTCGAGGCACCCGGCCGTGACGCACAGCGCCACGAATCTCCCGcctgtggcggtggcgggcacCCCCGACCTCGtcaccgcctctgctgccctgctgcagagcgccgccacgcacaccgaCTCCATCAACAGCTCCGCGCAAGCAGACGGCGCGAGCTGCTCTATCATTCAATCCGCTGGCCTCTCCTTTCAGGGGACGGGCGGTATGCGCGGCTTCTGCGTAAGCAACGAAACACTGCCGGCGACGATCAAGGCCAAGAACGGGACGACGTACCTGCGAAGTACACGTATCCTGGGCAAGGGCTCCTTTGGCTGCGTGTACCTTGGAATGGATGCCCACTCGGGGCGGCTAGTCGCCATCAAAttcctgccgctgccgagtgACGAGTCGGGGATGGAGGTGATagaggcggaggtgctcaTACTGCAGCGGGTCAACGACACGcacgtggtgcagctgctctccTACGCGTTTGAGGGAGACACCATTGTGATTTTCATGGAGTGTATGCTGGCAGGGTCGCTGCAGAACATGATCGCCGCCTTTCGCACCATCCCCAGCTCCACCGCTCGTGTCTTCATGCGCGACGTCCTGCGTGGACTGAGCAAGCTGCACTCAATGGGCGTCATCCATCGCGACATGAAGCCGCAGAATGTGCTGCTCAGTTTTGCAGGCAACTGCAAGATTTCCGACTTTGGCGCCTCCGCGtggctgcaggagctggcgcgcaaAGAGTCGAAGGGAGAGGTGTGTGGCACCCCCGTCTACCTCGCCCCAGAggcagcgcgcggcagcccggagaaggagagcgacATTTGGAGCTGCGGCATCATGTTCTTGCACATGATCACTGGCCGGCTGCCGTACTCGCCCGAGCAGCTTGCCTtgggtgccgctgcgcttgtgTACCAGATCGGTAGCGGCATCGCGCAGCCGAATATACCCGACGATCTCGACGTGCTGGATGCGGAGTTTGTGCGCGCCTGCCTGGACAAGGACCCTAGCAAGCGCACCTCCGCTGCGGGCCTTCTGCAATTGGCTCTCTTCACCGTATAA
- a CDS encoding serine/threonine-protein kinase-like protein — MTASLSSSPVRHPSVDNAAIPAASHHIPPPLNGYAFLEHRRSALSHDTFIARDVRQQQHPEQQDNDQAKVIIRVYALEYLRRDEECRFALERECLAARLVVHPHLLPLGSPFASKTDLFVVEKYCAGGDLYELMVSLAKEGPIASETGAAKGEAPPRSSTGLPISTVKRFMRELLSAVQYLHRTCGLVHRNIKLETLFIDEEQHLRLGSFGLCAVLPPPSVATGDREGALDAPEDKASSSHAPLRLCCGSKHYAAPELVQGHPYQGEGVDAWACGVVLFALLTGCFPFDSDDGDEALFRLLCGDVESHLAQHPAMAAIEDPQACDLVRNLLRPNPNARYTVSEALEHPYLWEV, encoded by the coding sequence ATGACCGCCTCGTTGTCGTCCTCCCCGGTGCGGCACCCAAGCGTCGACAACGCCGCCATTCCAGCGGCGAGCCACCACATCCCCCCGCCTCTTAACGGGTACGCTTTTCTCGAGCACCGCCGTAGTGCCCTTTCACATGACACCTTCATCGCCCGCGatgtgcgccagcagcaacatCCGGAGCAGCAGGATAACGACCAGGCGAAGGTCATCATTCGCGTCTACGCCCTGGAGTATCTGCGCCGCGATGAGGAATGCAGATTCGCGCTTGAGCGGGAGTGCCTGGCAGCGCGTCTGGTTGTGCATCCGCATCTGCTGCCACTGGGCTCCCCCTTCGCCTCCAAGACAGATTTGTTTGTTGTCGAGAAGTAttgcgccggcggcgacctCTACGAGCTGATGGTGTCACTCGCCAAGGAGGGCCCCATCGCCTCGGAGACGGGGGCGGCGAAAGGCgaagcgccgcctcgcagcagcaccggcctGCCCATCAGCACCGTTAAACGCTTCATGCGAGAGTTGCTCTCCGCCGTGCAGTACCTGCACCGCACCTGTGGACTCGTGCACCGAAACATCAAGCTCGAAACCCTCTTCATCGACGAGGAGCAACATCTTCGACTCGGTAGCTTCGGGCTGTGTGCGGTGTTGCCACCACCGAGTGTGGCGACGGGAGACAGAGAAGGGGCGTTGGATGCGCCGGAGGACAAGGCGTCTTCATCACATGCGCCTctgcggctgtgctgcggGTCGAAGCACTACGCCGCGCCGGAGCTGGTGCAGGGTCACCCCTATCAGGGCGAGGGCGTCGACGCCTGGGCCTGTGGCGTCGTGCTCTTCGCTCTTCTCACCGGCTGCTTTCCGttcgacagcgacgacggcgatgaggcCCTCTTCCGACTTCTGTGCGGCGATGTGGAGTCCCACCTGGCGCAGCACCCGGCCATGGCGGCCATCGAAGATCCTCAGGCGTGCGATCTGGTGCGCAACTTGCTGCGGCCTAATCCTAACGCCCGCTACACCGTCTCCGAGGCGCTTGAGCACCCGTACCTGTGGGAAGTGTGA